In a single window of the Callithrix jacchus isolate 240 chromosome 1, calJac240_pri, whole genome shotgun sequence genome:
- the KCTD12 gene encoding BTB/POZ domain-containing protein KCTD12, whose amino-acid sequence MALADSTRGLPNGGGGGGGGGGGSGSSSSSAEPPLFPDIVELNVGGQVYVTRRCTVVSVPDSLLWRMFTQQQPQELARDSKGRFFLDRDGFLFRYILDYLRDLQLVLPDYFPERSRLQREAEYFELPELVRRLGAPQQPGPGPPPPLSRRGVLKEGSLGDELLPLGCAEPEQQEGASAGAPSPTLELASRSPSGGAAGPLLTPSQSLDGSRRSGYITIGYRGSYTIGRDAQADAKFRRVARITVCGKTSLAKEVFGDTLNESRDPDRPPERYTSRYYLKFNFLEQAFDKLSESGFHMVACSSTGTCAFASSTDQSEDKIWTSYTEYVFCRE is encoded by the coding sequence ATGGCTCTGGCGGACAGCACACGTGGATTACCCAACGGGGGCGGCGGCGGTGGTGGTGGCGGGGGCGGCAGCGGCTCCTCGTCCTCCTCCGCGGAGCCGCCGCTCTTCCCCGACATCGTGGAGCTGAACGTGGGGGGCCAGGTGTACGTGACCCGGCGCTGCACGGTGGTGTCGGTGCCCGACTCCCTGCTCTGGCGCATGTTCACGCAGCAGCAGCCGCAGGAGCTGGCCCGGGACAGCAAAGGCCGCTTCTTTCTGGACCGAGACGGCTTCCTCTTCCGCTACATCCTGGATTACCTGCGGGATTTGCAGCTCGTGCTGCCCGACTACTTCCCCGAGCGCAGCCGGCTGCAGCGCGAGGCCGAGTACTTCGAGCTGCCGGAGCTCGTGCGCCGCCTTGGGGCGCCCCAGCAGCCCGGCCCGGGGCCACCGCCTCCGCTCTCGCGGCGCGGGGTGCTCAAGGAGGGCTCGCTGGGTGACGAGCTGCTGCCGCTCGGCTGCGCGGAGCCCGAGCAGCAGGAGGGCGCCTCTGCAGGGGCGCCGTCGCCCACGCTGGAGCTGGCTAGCCGCAGTCCGTCCGGGGGCGCGGCGGGCCCGCTGCTCACGCCGTCCCAGTCGCTGGACGGCAGCCGGCGCTCGGGCTACATCACCATCGGCTACCGCGGCTCCTACACCATCGGGCGGGACGCGCAGGCGGACGCCAAGTTCCGGCGAGTGGCGCGCATCACCGTGTGCGGCAAGACGTCGCTGGCCAAGGAGGTGTTTGGGGACACCCTGAATGAAAGCCGGGACCCTGACCGTCCCCCGGAGCGCTACACCTCGCGCTATTACCTCAAGTTCAACTTCCTGGAGCAGGCCTTCGACAAGCTGTCCGAGTCGGGTTTCCACATGGTGGCGTGCAGCTCCACGGGCACCTGCGCCTTTGCCAGCAGCACCGACCAGAGTGAGGACAAGATCTGGACCAGCTACACCGAGTATGTCTTCTGCAGGGAGTGA